The proteins below come from a single Benincasa hispida cultivar B227 chromosome 4, ASM972705v1, whole genome shotgun sequence genomic window:
- the LOC120076256 gene encoding uncharacterized protein LOC120076256, with product MAHAGNLRGDLPVQDPVFLVANHNISMREYVVLDLYNFSLGIAKQVVKGNDILANKRKIGENETVALTYECSALFQNDLPAKMKDPGTFTLPCTIRGKMLADRSIKLPEDKIEDVLVQVDKFIFPADFILLDYEADREIPLILGSPFLATGRAFIDVQKGELTIRVDDQEVKFNVLNALKYPGDIENCQYIEEL from the exons ATGGCTCATGCTGGAAACTTGAGGGGAGATTTGCCAGTGCAAGATCCTGTTTTTCTTGTTGCTAATCATAACATCTCTATGAGGGAGTATGTAGTGCTAGATCTTTACAATTTTTCGCTAGGAATTGCAAAACAAGTAGTTAAAGGGAAT gaCATTCTAGCCAACAAAAGAAAGATCggagaaaatgaaacagttgcactAACATACGAGTGTAGCGCTTTGTTTCAAAATGATCTCCCTGCTAAAATGAAGGATCCTGGGACTTTTACATTACCCTGCACCATAAGAGGGAAGATG TTagccgatagatcaataaagctTCCAGAGGAcaagatagaagatgttctcgtgcaggtagacaagtttatcttccccgCAGATTTCATTCTATTGGATTATGAGGCAGATAGAGAAATTCCTCTCATCTTGGGAAGCCCATTTCTCGCCACTGGGCGAGCATTTATCGATGTACAGAAGGGAGAATTGACCATCCGGGTTGATGATCAAGAGGTAAAGTTCAACGTACTCAATGCGTTGAAATATCCAGGAGATATAGAAAACTGCCAATATATCGAAGAACTGTAG